The Bacteroidia bacterium genomic interval TCCAAAACAACTATTTTCATAAGAAGTAATATTCAAAGTGTAACAAAGTCCTGAAGCAGGCGTTAAGAATTAGGCTAAGATATTTTATATTTATCTTATAGCACATAAGCTAGTTTAATAAATTTGTAGAGTTGGGGTAAGAATGCGAATTCTATGAGACGCAATCCCTAAAACCTATGCCCAAAACGGAAATCAGCCTAAGAGAGCTGTTACTTATTTTTCTATTTATCCTTCCCTTTCCTATGCCTGCACAGGATGTCTATTTGGACAGTCTGAGATCAGCCTTTTATGCAGAAAGACAGGATTCTCTGAAATGGGAATTCAGCAAAGACATTGCACATAGATTTTTGAGGAGCAATCTCGATTCGGTCCTGCATTGGAACCTCAAAGGGCATGAGATTGCTCTTGCATCCAGAAACAAAGGCCTACTCGGCAATAGCTACCACCGGCTTGGTCTGGCCTATTATACACAGGGCGAATACCAGCAATCCCTGAAACATTTCAACACAGCAATCACCCTATTTGGAGAGATCGGTGATGAGGAAAGGCTTCATTATTCCGAATTTGAGATGGCTCAGGTTTATCGAGAGCAAGGCGCTTATGAAGATGCCAGGAAATACATAGATCAATTTTATCAATTCTATAAAAGTAAGGATGATGGTCGTCGAATGGTCATAGCCATGACCAGTTATGGAACCCTATTCGAAAAATTGGAGGAGAGCGATTCGGTTTTGCATTATAGTGAGAAAGCTTTGGAGATCGCTTTAGCCTATGAGGAAAAAGATTATGTAAATCTCCTATATACAAATTTAGCTGCTGCTTATTATTACGAAGCGCAATTTGACAAAGCCCTTGATTATAGCAAGAAGGCCCGAAAACTGGCTATCGAACAAGATGATCGAGCGACTCTCTATTATGCCGATTTTGTGATGGGGGCTGTATTTGGTGATAGAAATCAAACAGATAGTAGTCTGTTCCACTACCATTCTGCCCTGGATTTTGCTCGAGCGTATGGAGAATTGAAGTTGGAGGTAGAAATGACGGAGCTTCTCGCCCAGCAATATGAAAAGAAAAGGGATTTCCCTAATGCCTATCGTTACCAAAAGGAGGCCAAAAGCCTGGGCGATTCATTGGCACAGAAGAAGTATGATAAACAAGCCTCCGAACTCAATATCAAATACGAAACTCAGCAGAAGGAAACCCAAATAGCCTTACAGGAAGCAGCCCTTAACAAAGCAGCTTATCGACGGAATCTGATTTTACTTCTGGGGCTGGTGATTTTATCCCTGGCTGGAGCTGGCTTTATTATCTATCGAATTCGTCAGAGTACCCGCCAAAAACTGATTGAAACCGAACTAAAAAATCAGCAAAAAGAAGCAGGTAGATTGAAAGAACTGGATCAGCTGAAGAGCCACTTTTTCGCCAATATCAGCCATGAATTCCGAACGCCCCTGAGTTTGATCCTGGGGCCGCTACAAGAAATGCGCAAAGGAAGTCTGAAAGGAGATATGCGAAGTTTTCAGGACCTTATGATCAGGAATGGAGAAAGACTCCTTAGCCTCGTCAATCAATTGCTGGAACTCTCAAAACTCGAGTCCGGGCAACTCAAACTTCAGCCCAAAGCGGGAGATGTCAATCGATTTATCCGAACCATGGTGCACTCTTTTGAGAGCTTGGCCCTAAAGAAAGAAATAAGCTTTCAAACCAGCTTTAATCCAGAGCCTGTTCTGGCCTATTTCGATCCAGACAAATTGGAAAAGATCATTAGCAACCTCCTTTCCAATGCATTTAAGTTTAGCCCGCAGGGAGGGGAAGTCAGTTTTAGGCAAAACCTACTTCCCTCTCAGGATGCAGGGCAAGTTCGGCTTGAATGTATCATCACAGATAACGGCCCCGGAATCAAGGAAGAGGAAATGGAGTTTGTTTTCCAACGCTTTTATACGAAAAGTGCTGACGAAAGCAAGCAGGAAGGCATAGGAATCGGACTAGCTCTGGCACGGGAACTGGTCGAATTGTTTGAAGGAGAAATCCGGCTGGAGAGTGAGGAAGGCAAAGGAAGCAGTTTTCAGGTCCTACTTAATTTGCCCAAAGCTCATGTGGAAGAAATTCCGAACATTGAAGAAAAGGAGAATACCCCTCCCCTGATTTCAGCTTCAGAAATCAGCAAGTCAAAGGACATCCTTTATGCAGAAAAACCGCTGCTCCTGATTGTGGAAGACAATGCAGATATGCGTCTATATCTCTGGGAACAGCTCAAAGATCCCTACCAAATTATCAGCGCATCAAGTGCAGAGGAAGGGCTAAGGCTAGCCAAAAACCAAATCCCGGACCTTATCATTAGTGACTGGATGCTGCCGGGCATGGAAGGCACAGAACTTATCCATGAAATTCGCTCTGATTTCAAAACCAGCCATGTCCCGGTGATTATGCTTACGGCAAAATCAAGTCAGGAAGATCTAATGGAAGGAATCCAGAAAGGAGCAGATGCTTTTGTCAGCAAACCTTTCGAAGCAGATGAACTGAAACTCCGCAT includes:
- a CDS encoding response regulator; its protein translation is MPKTEISLRELLLIFLFILPFPMPAQDVYLDSLRSAFYAERQDSLKWEFSKDIAHRFLRSNLDSVLHWNLKGHEIALASRNKGLLGNSYHRLGLAYYTQGEYQQSLKHFNTAITLFGEIGDEERLHYSEFEMAQVYREQGAYEDARKYIDQFYQFYKSKDDGRRMVIAMTSYGTLFEKLEESDSVLHYSEKALEIALAYEEKDYVNLLYTNLAAAYYYEAQFDKALDYSKKARKLAIEQDDRATLYYADFVMGAVFGDRNQTDSSLFHYHSALDFARAYGELKLEVEMTELLAQQYEKKRDFPNAYRYQKEAKSLGDSLAQKKYDKQASELNIKYETQQKETQIALQEAALNKAAYRRNLILLLGLVILSLAGAGFIIYRIRQSTRQKLIETELKNQQKEAGRLKELDQLKSHFFANISHEFRTPLSLILGPLQEMRKGSLKGDMRSFQDLMIRNGERLLSLVNQLLELSKLESGQLKLQPKAGDVNRFIRTMVHSFESLALKKEISFQTSFNPEPVLAYFDPDKLEKIISNLLSNAFKFSPQGGEVSFRQNLLPSQDAGQVRLECIITDNGPGIKEEEMEFVFQRFYTKSADESKQEGIGIGLALARELVELFEGEIRLESEEGKGSSFQVLLNLPKAHVEEIPNIEEKENTPPLISASEISKSKDILYAEKPLLLIVEDNADMRLYLWEQLKDPYQIISASSAEEGLRLAKNQIPDLIISDWMLPGMEGTELIHEIRSDFKTSHVPVIMLTAKSSQEDLMEGIQKGADAFVSKPFEADELKLRIEKLIEQRKNLQEVYSKIAESGAIQITAQEVESQEEAFLRKLLKIIEAELDNEAYSIPEMSKEIGMSRSQLHRKLKALTDKSPSAFLRSVRLQHAHELLRQKSGNISEIALQVGIPNLSYFSRVFSEQFGYPPSEILQNS